The sequence CTGGCTCGCAGCCGCGACGGAGTGCATTTTAAGGTCGACGAAAAGCCGTTTCTGTTTCCTGCCCGCGCCGACGAAGCTTTCGGCATCGAAGACGCCCGCATCACACACGTCGACGGGATGTACTGGATCACCTACACCGCTGTATCGGCCAACGGGCCGGGCGTTGGGCTGGCCCGCACCACCGATTTTCAGCACGTCGAGCGCGTGGGCATGATCCTGCCGCCGCCCAACAAAGACGTGTGCCTCTTTCCGGAGCGGATCGGCGGTAAGCTGATGATGCTTCACCGCCCGATGGTCTCCGACATTGGTAAGCCCTCGATCTGGCTGACCGAGTCGATGGACGGCCTGCATTGGGGAAATCACCGGTTTATCTTCGGCGCTTCGGGGGCCGATTGGGAGTACCTGAAAATCGGTGCCGGTCCCGAACCCATGCGCGTCGATGATGGCTGGCTGGTGCTCTACCACGGGGCAAGCACTAACCACGAATACAGCTTAGCCCTCGCCCTGCTCGATGCGCACGACCCCGCCCATGTGCTCGACCGCTCAACGGCCCCGCTGCTCACCCCCGAACGTACCTGGGAGCGCGAAGGCTTCTTTCCGAATGTGGTCTTCAGCAACGGCTGGGTACGTAGGCCGGAAGGCGGCTGGTGGGTCTACTACGGTGCCGCCGACTCGGGCGTGGGGCTGGCCGTGCTGGAGTAACCGAGCCGCTAAGCGGTTAGCTTCTTGGCGTTGGTGGCTTGCAGGTAAGCCATCAGCGCCACCCAGATGGCCACCGCCAGTATGATAAGCTTACCCAGGCCACTCAGCCCCGTATTGGGTAGCAGCAGCACGATCCCGCTGGCAATGACCCACAGCCGGTCGAGCCAGATGACGAGTTGCACCGCCCGGAGCTGACTTGGCGTCTGGTAGCCAACGTACCCAACGTACCCGGCAAACAGCAGGAGGAAAAGGCCCACTTCGCGCAGGATGGCGGGCGATAACGTACCGAACAGCGGTGCAAGAGATGGGGCGGCAAAAGCCAGCAGCAGGCCAGTAGCTCCCGACGAAAGCGCATTGACGAATAGCACAGTTTGCAGCGATTTCATAGCATCGATTGGTTTATGGATGAATTGGTAACTGGTCGGAAAAAGCACGTTAGTTGCCCCAGAAGGCATTTTCATGGTACAGGTTGGCCGAGTGTACCCGCACCTCGGTGATGAGGCCATCCTGCACCTTGAATACGTCGATGTTGTCCACGTCGAGCACCATAACCGGGCTGGCGGCCGAGAAATGCAGCCGAACGGCAACGCTCGATCCGTTGGTGCTCAGCGCTGAGATGTCGGTAATCCGGTAGCTGCGGGCGGTGTGTTCGTGAATCCGGGCCGACATGGCAAACACGGCCTCACGCGATGGTTTCAGGCCCGACAGGGCGTTGCTGCCTGGCTGATACCAGCGCACGTTGGGGTGGAGCAGCGCTGCTACCTGTGCCCGGTCGCCGCGTTGCACGGCGGCCAGAAAGTTGCTGACGACGGTAGCATTGGCAATGGGCGCCGGAGCCGTTGGCGGCACAGTTGGCTGGGCGGGCGCTAAAGACGTACCTGCCAGGGTCAGGAGGGTGGTCAGGGCGAGGGCTGCCCCGGTTCGGTTGCGTTGTCGACGGGTCATTGGTCAGTTGGTGTTATGTCATTGACTGCGACAAAGGTCCGGGGCTGTGTGGGTGCCAGATTGATAGTTTACGCCAAATGATGGTTATTTTGCGCCAGCACTCCGCTCCATACGCTATGATGCTGTCGGCCTCCCACTTACTCAGTCTGTTTGACTTTGCCGCCTGCAAAGGCTTGTCTGTCGCGACGCTCCAACGCCTGCTCGACACGCCCGACACCGACCTGCACGACCCGCAGGGGCGGGTGACTGCGGCCGACTACATGCGTGTCTGGGAGGCGATGATCGCGCAGGGCAACGACCCGCACCTCGGCCTCCATTTTGGCTATTTTCTGAATCTGAAAGGATTGGGGCTGATCTACCAGATTTCGCTGGCAACGTCGAGCATCGAGCAGGCGATGGGGCTCCTGAGCGAGTACCTGGCCAGCTCGTTCCCGGTCGTATCGGTACAGACAGCGCAGAGCAACGCGCAGGTGGTAATCAGCCTCCACAGCCCCCTGCCCGCCACGCCTGCCACCCAACAATTGCTCGATTCGGTACTGATCCTGATGGCGCGCGAGATTGGGCTTATGATCGACGGTAACGTGGCCGACATGCAACTGCCCTACGAGCAACTCGACGCCTACCGGCGGCTCTGTGCCAGTCCCGTAACCTCGTCGGATGGTCACCGGCTCAGGCTCGATCCGGGGCAACTTGCCGGCCCGATCAACCGGCGCCGCCTGACGAACATCGAAGCCCTACTGCCGTTGTTTTTGCAACTGACAAGCCAGCCCCCCGCCCCCAATGCCCCATTTGCCGAGCAGGTACGTCGGATGACGCTCAGCCTGTGCGCGCCCGAATTGCCCCAACTGGATCAGGTAGTGGCGCAGTTTGCCCTAAGCCACCGCACCTTCCAGCGTCGACTGACGGACGAAGGAACCTCGTTTCGGACGATCGCCGACCAGCTGAAACGACAGATGGCGGGCCACCTGGAGCGGGGCAAAACGCTGGGTACGCAGGATATTGCTTATATCCTTGGTTACTCGGCATCGAGCGCGTACCTGCATGCGGCCCGGAAATGGCGCAACCAGTCGAACCACCGGGCAACAAAAAGCCCCTACCAAGAGGCAGGGGCCGGTCTATGAAGAGGGAGGTACTCCGAAAAGTTACTGAGTAATGGCGGCGGCAAGCATCGGCTCGATCACGGTGGTCAGCCGGTCGCGCACGAAGCTCTCCTGCAGGTACGTTGGCAACTTGGCCACCAACTGCCGGTAGGCATCGATACCGAGCGCTTTCGCCACGTAGGCCTCGTGTACCGTGTTCACATGCCCCACGATATTGACCAGGCTCTGGTGGAACAGCCGCACGTCGATCTCCGAATCAACGAACCGCTCGATTTCGCGCGGGGCACCGCCCGGATTGTTCGACGAAATGCGCAGGCGGCTGAGCATGTCGAAGTAGGTGGTATAGCCAATCTGCTTGGCCAGCACCTTGTATTGCTCAGGACCGAACTTCTGCAACACCTCACCCGTCCTGGCCGACCGCATCGCCGTCTTCGGGTTCTTTTGCACCATGTTGCGCAGGGCCTTGATCCGCTGATCGCGGGTCGTTTTCAGGAACTGCGCCAGTTCGATCTGCGCCGACGAGTGCCGCGAGGGCAACGTCAGATCGCGACCCGACTCGGCAATGCGCTTGGCCATAGGCAGACGCTGAATGCGGTAGCTGTTGATGGGGCCGAGCGCGTAATACCCAATAGAGGCCGGATAATGCCCGCGCACCACCATGTTGCCGATCCGTTTGCGGATCAGCTCTTCGTTGCTGACGTTGATGCCCTGAACGGCCAGAAAGGCCCGGGCACTAAACAAAATGCTGTAATAGGCCTGCGGAAACGTCCAGTGCAACGAGCTTTGCAGGTACTGTTCCGAGTCGGCCGACCGGTCGTTGACAACCGGCGTAATGCGGAGGGCGTATTCGGCGCTCCAGCTGTTGAGCAGTAGCTTCTCCAGCGCCTTGTTATCTGCCGCGCCTAAGCCCCCAAACTGCTGAAAGATCGGGAATTTGGCCAGGTCGAACAGATCGTTCTGATGCTGGATATGGTAATCCATCGCGAAGAAGTGATTCAAAAATACCTGCGCTGGAATAGACTTCCGCCAGGTCTCATCAGCCGGCGTAGCGGCGGCGTCACGCGGACCTTCCTGCGGAGGCGTAGCGGGCACCAGAGTGGGCATGGGAGCCATCGGCACGTGGGTTATTTCTCTCATACTCTACTAACAAAAAGAGCCCCTGCTCACGTTCCTTTTTAGTGGTTATTTGATGGTGTACATATCGCTGTAAATCAATGGGTTGTAATAAATTTTTTAGACTTCCTGAGCGCACTTTTTAATGCCAGATTTCGGTCCGTTTTTTAGGTTTCGGTCGGCCCATCAGGCACCATTAATCGGGCGGTAGGCCGTACCTTTGCGGGCCGTTGAGCCGTAACGTGTGTATTATGAGTCGAATCGTTTTTTGGAGTTTTTTGTGGGTATTGGGGTGTAGTGTGAGCCCAGTTTTTGGGCAAATCGAAAAGGCGTCGCTGGAAGGATTGGTGCTCGACGGTGCCACCCGGCAGCCTATAGTAGGAGCCAAAGTCGAGGCCTTCAGCATGGCCGGTAAAGTCGCCAG comes from Fibrella aestuarina BUZ 2 and encodes:
- a CDS encoding glycoside hydrolase family 130 protein, with amino-acid sequence MKNYTLTRYSDQPILQTADVKPSVDGFDVLGAFNPAACRFGDEILLLLRVAEAPRPERGWLHVPIVELVNGKPALNVKQFREPKGDYDPRVVTIDGQTYLTSLSHLRLARSRDGVHFKVDEKPFLFPARADEAFGIEDARITHVDGMYWITYTAVSANGPGVGLARTTDFQHVERVGMILPPPNKDVCLFPERIGGKLMMLHRPMVSDIGKPSIWLTESMDGLHWGNHRFIFGASGADWEYLKIGAGPEPMRVDDGWLVLYHGASTNHEYSLALALLDAHDPAHVLDRSTAPLLTPERTWEREGFFPNVVFSNGWVRRPEGGWWVYYGAADSGVGLAVLE
- a CDS encoding nuclear transport factor 2 family protein; the protein is MTRRQRNRTGAALALTTLLTLAGTSLAPAQPTVPPTAPAPIANATVVSNFLAAVQRGDRAQVAALLHPNVRWYQPGSNALSGLKPSREAVFAMSARIHEHTARSYRITDISALSTNGSSVAVRLHFSAASPVMVLDVDNIDVFKVQDGLITEVRVHSANLYHENAFWGN
- a CDS encoding AraC family transcriptional regulator; this encodes MMLSASHLLSLFDFAACKGLSVATLQRLLDTPDTDLHDPQGRVTAADYMRVWEAMIAQGNDPHLGLHFGYFLNLKGLGLIYQISLATSSIEQAMGLLSEYLASSFPVVSVQTAQSNAQVVISLHSPLPATPATQQLLDSVLILMAREIGLMIDGNVADMQLPYEQLDAYRRLCASPVTSSDGHRLRLDPGQLAGPINRRRLTNIEALLPLFLQLTSQPPAPNAPFAEQVRRMTLSLCAPELPQLDQVVAQFALSHRTFQRRLTDEGTSFRTIADQLKRQMAGHLERGKTLGTQDIAYILGYSASSAYLHAARKWRNQSNHRATKSPYQEAGAGL